A single genomic interval of Streptomyces sp. NBC_00663 harbors:
- a CDS encoding HTH domain-containing protein, translating to MTEATDLAERAGDRDPRVGLRAVAALRRLLEQLESVQVRSARNQGWSWQEIAAELGVTRQAVHKKYGRH from the coding sequence ATGACCGAAGCAACGGATCTCGCCGAGCGCGCGGGCGACCGCGACCCCAGGGTCGGTCTACGGGCCGTCGCCGCACTGCGCCGCCTTCTTGAGCAGCTGGAGTCGGTGCAGGTGCGCAGTGCGCGCAACCAGGGATGGTCGTGGCAGGAGATCGCCGCGGAACTCGGTGTGACCAGGCAGGCCGTGCACAAGAAGTACGGGAGGCATTGA
- a CDS encoding zinc-binding dehydrogenase has product MFAAYAARIDRDQPLSGLELGERPAPEARSGWSVIDVKAASLNHHDLWSLKGVGLSEDKLPMILGCDAAGVDADGNEVVLHSVIGQSGHGVGPKEPRSILTERYQGTFAEQVAVPTWNVLPKPKELSFAEAACLPTAWLTAYRMLFTNAGVRPGDSVLVQGAGGGVATAAIVLGKAAGLRVFATSRDEAKRKRAIELGAVEAVESGARLPQRVDAVIETVGAATWSHSVKSLKPGGTLVISGATSGDRPSHAELTRIFFLELKVVGSTMGTKDELEDLLSFCAATGVRPVIDEELPLDRAREGFERLASGEQFGKIVLTNG; this is encoded by the coding sequence ATGTTCGCTGCCTACGCCGCCCGCATCGACCGTGACCAGCCGCTGAGTGGCCTTGAGTTGGGGGAGCGCCCGGCTCCCGAGGCCCGCTCGGGGTGGAGTGTCATCGACGTCAAGGCCGCCTCCCTCAACCATCACGACCTCTGGTCCCTGAAGGGCGTCGGCCTGTCCGAGGACAAGCTGCCGATGATCCTCGGGTGTGACGCCGCCGGTGTCGACGCGGACGGCAACGAGGTCGTCCTGCACTCGGTCATCGGCCAGAGCGGCCATGGCGTCGGTCCCAAGGAGCCGCGCTCCATCCTCACCGAGCGCTACCAGGGAACGTTCGCCGAGCAGGTCGCCGTGCCGACCTGGAACGTGCTGCCCAAGCCCAAGGAGCTCTCCTTCGCGGAGGCCGCCTGTCTGCCCACGGCGTGGCTGACGGCGTACCGGATGCTCTTCACCAACGCCGGTGTACGGCCCGGTGACTCGGTCCTCGTCCAGGGCGCCGGCGGCGGTGTCGCCACGGCCGCGATCGTGCTCGGCAAGGCGGCCGGCCTGCGGGTCTTCGCCACCAGCCGCGACGAGGCCAAGCGCAAGCGGGCGATCGAGCTGGGCGCCGTGGAGGCGGTGGAGTCCGGGGCGCGGCTGCCGCAGCGCGTGGACGCCGTCATCGAGACCGTCGGCGCCGCCACCTGGTCCCACTCGGTGAAGTCCCTGAAGCCGGGCGGCACGCTCGTCATCTCCGGCGCGACCAGCGGCGACCGCCCCTCGCACGCCGAACTCACCCGGATCTTCTTCCTCGAACTCAAGGTCGTCGGCTCCACGATGGGCACCAAGGACGAGCTGGAGGACCTGCTGTCCTTCTGCGCCGCGACGGGGGTCCGTCCGGTCATCGACGAGGAACTCCCGCTGGACCGGGCCCGGGAGGGCTTCGAGCGGCTGGCGTCGGGGGAGCAGTTCGGGAAGATCGTGCTCACGAACGGCTGA
- a CDS encoding NAD(P)-dependent malic enzyme — protein MAAEIVNPRSDSDTGQDGGAEPLDSFDPAFALHRGGKMAVQATVPIRDKDDLSLAYTPGVAKVCSAIAEQPELVHDYTWKSSVVAVVTDGTAVLGLGDIGPEASLPVMEGKAILFKQFGGVDAVPIALDCTGVDEIVETVVRLAPSFGGVNLEDISAPRCFEIEKRLQERLDIPIFHDDQHGTAVVTLAALRNAARLSGREIGQLRAVISGAGAAGVAIAKMLVEAGIGDVALADRKGVISTGRADLTDVKREVASFTNKAGLTGSLEDALAGADVFIGVSGGTVAEEAVASMAEGAFVFAMANPNPEVHPDVAHKYAAVVATGRSDFPNQINNVLAFPGIFAGALQVRASRITEGMKIAAAEALASVVGDDLAADYVIPSPFDERVAPAVTAAVAAAARAEGVARR, from the coding sequence GTGGCAGCGGAGATCGTCAATCCTCGCAGCGACAGCGATACGGGCCAGGACGGAGGGGCGGAACCCCTCGATTCCTTCGACCCCGCGTTCGCGCTGCACCGCGGCGGCAAGATGGCAGTGCAGGCCACCGTGCCGATCCGTGACAAGGACGACCTGTCCCTCGCGTACACGCCCGGCGTGGCGAAGGTGTGCAGCGCCATCGCCGAGCAGCCCGAGCTCGTCCACGACTACACGTGGAAGTCGTCCGTCGTCGCCGTCGTGACCGACGGCACGGCGGTCCTCGGACTCGGTGACATCGGGCCCGAGGCCTCCCTTCCGGTCATGGAAGGCAAGGCCATCCTCTTCAAGCAGTTCGGCGGCGTGGACGCGGTGCCGATCGCGCTGGACTGCACGGGCGTCGACGAGATCGTCGAGACCGTGGTCCGCCTCGCTCCCTCCTTCGGCGGGGTCAACCTGGAGGACATCTCGGCGCCGCGGTGCTTCGAGATCGAGAAGCGCCTCCAGGAGCGCCTCGACATCCCGATCTTCCACGACGACCAGCACGGCACGGCCGTGGTCACGCTGGCGGCCCTGCGCAACGCGGCGCGGCTGAGCGGGCGGGAGATCGGGCAGCTCCGCGCGGTCATCTCGGGCGCCGGCGCGGCCGGTGTCGCCATCGCCAAGATGCTGGTCGAGGCGGGCATCGGGGATGTCGCGCTCGCCGACCGCAAGGGCGTCATCTCGACGGGTCGTGCGGACCTGACGGACGTCAAGCGCGAGGTGGCCTCCTTCACCAACAAGGCCGGGCTGACCGGTTCCCTTGAGGACGCCCTCGCCGGCGCCGACGTCTTCATCGGCGTCTCCGGCGGCACGGTGGCCGAGGAGGCGGTGGCGTCGATGGCCGAGGGCGCGTTCGTCTTCGCCATGGCCAACCCGAACCCCGAGGTGCATCCCGACGTCGCGCACAAGTACGCGGCGGTCGTGGCGACGGGTCGCTCCGACTTCCCGAACCAGATCAACAACGTGCTTGCGTTCCCGGGCATCTTCGCCGGTGCGCTCCAGGTGCGGGCCTCCCGCATCACCGAGGGCATGAAGATCGCGGCGGCGGAGGCCCTGGCGTCCGTGGTCGGCGACGACCTCGCCGCGGACTACGTCATCCCGTCCCCGTTCGACGAGCGGGTCGCTCCGGCGGTCACGGCGGCGGTCGCCGCCGCGGCTCGGGCGGAGGGTGTGGCTCGCCGCTGA
- a CDS encoding ABC transporter substrate-binding protein — MTASSTRRTTAARSRLAAVGSIAVAGALILTGCGDQTDSGNDSGSKETASSSKAPLFDKLPAGIQKAGVIKAGTNAEYAPMEYQEGGKIVGVDIDIADALGEKLGVKFNFTSGSFDGLITALNSGRYDLAMSSMTDTKQRQEGLDDKGKKLGPGVDFVDYFKAGTAVYVAKGNPKGIKSIEDLCGQTAAVQRGTTYEAALQTQSKACTKDGKKKIDIESFENDTEAQTRVKSGGAVAGVNDYPVAVDLARKADGGNAFEVVGEQVDAGPFGIAVNKDNKELTSALEAAVNAIIEDGTYKKILDKWGAQSGAIDKAAVNGGK; from the coding sequence ATGACCGCAAGCTCCACCCGTCGTACGACCGCCGCCCGTTCCCGGCTCGCAGCGGTCGGCTCGATCGCGGTCGCAGGCGCCCTGATTCTCACCGGCTGCGGTGACCAGACGGACAGCGGCAACGACAGCGGCTCGAAGGAGACCGCGTCCTCCAGCAAGGCGCCGCTCTTCGACAAGCTGCCCGCAGGCATCCAGAAGGCCGGCGTCATCAAGGCCGGTACCAACGCCGAGTACGCGCCCATGGAGTACCAGGAGGGCGGCAAGATCGTCGGTGTCGACATCGACATCGCCGACGCCCTGGGCGAGAAGCTCGGCGTGAAGTTCAACTTCACCTCCGGTTCCTTCGACGGCCTGATCACCGCCCTGAACTCGGGCCGCTACGACCTGGCGATGTCCTCCATGACGGACACCAAGCAGCGCCAGGAGGGCCTGGACGACAAGGGCAAGAAGCTCGGCCCGGGTGTCGACTTCGTCGACTACTTCAAGGCCGGCACCGCCGTCTACGTCGCCAAGGGCAACCCGAAGGGCATCAAGTCCATCGAGGACCTCTGCGGCCAGACCGCCGCCGTGCAGCGCGGCACCACGTACGAGGCCGCCCTTCAGACGCAGTCCAAGGCCTGCACGAAGGACGGCAAGAAGAAGATCGACATCGAGTCGTTCGAGAACGACACCGAGGCCCAGACCCGTGTGAAGTCGGGCGGCGCCGTCGCCGGTGTCAACGACTACCCGGTCGCGGTCGACCTGGCCCGCAAGGCCGACGGCGGCAACGCCTTCGAGGTCGTCGGCGAGCAGGTCGACGCCGGTCCGTTCGGCATCGCCGTGAACAAGGACAACAAGGAGCTCACCTCCGCGCTGGAGGCGGCCGTCAACGCGATCATCGAGGACGGCACGTACAAGAAGATCCTCGACAAGTGGGGCGCCCAGTCCGGCGCCATCGACAAGGCCGCCGTCAACGGCGGCAAGTGA
- a CDS encoding amino acid ABC transporter permease, which translates to MTDKFEKEPADATPPVSKEASASASAASVAPEAIKAVPVRHWGRYVSAVIVLALVGLLVNAFATADKIQWSAVGDYVFDDTVLKGAGRTLLISVLAMILGVVLGVILAVMRLSKNPVTSWVAWAYIWFFRGTPVYVQLLLWFNLALIFPMLNLGPIYKDEMVDVMTPFMAALLGLGLNEAAYMAEICRAGLLAVDEGQTEASHALGMSQAKTLRRIVIPQAMRVIVPPTGNEFINMLKTSSLVYAVTYNELLRATSTIGSTSYAVMEMLFVACIWYLVMTSVFSVFQFYLERRYARGTSRSLPATPFQKVKANMLSLSNWRR; encoded by the coding sequence GTGACTGACAAGTTCGAGAAGGAGCCGGCGGACGCGACGCCGCCGGTCTCCAAGGAGGCCTCCGCCTCCGCTTCCGCCGCCTCCGTGGCGCCCGAGGCGATCAAGGCCGTCCCGGTCCGCCACTGGGGCCGCTACGTCAGCGCGGTCATCGTCCTGGCGCTCGTCGGCCTGCTGGTCAACGCCTTCGCCACGGCCGACAAGATCCAGTGGTCCGCGGTCGGCGACTACGTCTTCGACGACACGGTCCTCAAGGGCGCCGGCCGCACCCTGCTGATCAGCGTGCTCGCGATGATCCTGGGCGTGGTCCTGGGCGTGATCCTGGCCGTCATGCGGCTCTCCAAGAACCCGGTGACGAGCTGGGTGGCCTGGGCCTACATCTGGTTCTTCCGCGGGACCCCGGTCTACGTCCAGCTCCTGCTCTGGTTCAACCTGGCCCTGATCTTCCCGATGCTGAATCTCGGTCCGATCTACAAGGACGAGATGGTCGACGTCATGACCCCGTTCATGGCCGCGCTCCTCGGCCTGGGTCTGAACGAGGCCGCGTACATGGCGGAGATCTGCCGCGCCGGTCTGCTGGCCGTCGACGAGGGCCAGACCGAGGCCTCGCACGCGCTCGGCATGAGCCAGGCCAAGACGCTGCGCCGGATCGTGATCCCGCAGGCGATGCGGGTGATCGTGCCGCCGACCGGCAACGAGTTCATCAACATGCTGAAGACCTCGTCGCTGGTGTACGCAGTGACGTACAACGAACTGCTGCGCGCCACGTCGACGATCGGCTCCACGTCGTACGCCGTCATGGAGATGCTGTTCGTGGCGTGCATCTGGTACCTGGTCATGACCAGCGTGTTCAGCGTCTTCCAGTTCTATCTGGAGCGGCGTTACGCCCGCGGCACGTCCCGGAGCCTGCCGGCGACGCCGTTCCAGAAGGTCAAGGCCAACATGCTCTCCCTCTCCAACTGGCGGCGATGA
- a CDS encoding amino acid ABC transporter ATP-binding protein produces the protein MNAMVKSEGVHKSFGPVEVLKGIDLEVKQGEVFCLIGPSGSGKSTFLRCINHLEKINAGRLYVDGELVGYRQKGDKLYELKDSEVALKRRDIGMVFQRFNLFPHMTAIENVMEAPIQVKGVSRSQARERAGELLERVGLADKAKSYPSQLSGGQQQRVAIARALAMDPKLMLFDEPTSALDPELVGDVLDVMRDLAESGMTMVVVTHEMGFAREVGDSLVFMDGGVVVESGNPRDVLTNPQHERTQAFLSKVL, from the coding sequence ATGAACGCAATGGTGAAGTCCGAGGGCGTGCACAAGTCCTTCGGCCCGGTGGAAGTCCTCAAGGGCATCGACCTGGAGGTCAAGCAGGGCGAGGTGTTCTGCCTCATCGGCCCCTCCGGCTCCGGCAAGTCGACCTTCCTGCGGTGCATCAACCACCTGGAGAAGATCAACGCCGGCCGGCTGTACGTCGACGGCGAGCTGGTCGGCTACCGCCAGAAGGGCGACAAGCTGTACGAGCTCAAGGACAGCGAGGTCGCGCTGAAGCGCCGGGACATCGGCATGGTGTTCCAGCGGTTCAACCTGTTCCCGCACATGACGGCGATCGAGAACGTCATGGAGGCCCCGATCCAGGTCAAGGGCGTGAGCAGGTCCCAGGCCCGGGAGCGGGCGGGCGAGCTCCTGGAGCGGGTGGGCCTCGCCGACAAGGCGAAGAGCTACCCCTCGCAGCTCTCCGGCGGCCAGCAGCAGCGCGTGGCCATCGCCCGCGCGTTGGCGATGGACCCGAAGCTGATGCTGTTCGACGAGCCGACCTCGGCCCTCGACCCGGAGTTGGTCGGTGACGTCCTCGACGTCATGCGCGACCTCGCCGAGTCGGGCATGACGATGGTCGTCGTCACCCACGAGATGGGCTTCGCCCGTGAGGTGGGCGACAGCCTGGTCTTCATGGACGGCGGTGTGGTGGTCGAGTCCGGCAACCCGCGCGACGTCCTGACCAACCCGCAGCACGAGCGGACGCAGGCGTTCCTGTCGAAGGTGCTGTAG
- a CDS encoding class I SAM-dependent methyltransferase: MTTGTGTHTDWQAWQESWDRQQEWYMPDREERFRIMLDMVEALVGPRPRVLDLACGTGSITARLLARFPEATSTGVDLDPALLAIAEGTFAGDDRVTFVTADLKDPDWPAKLPYDSYDAVLTATALHWLHSEPLAALYGQVAELVRDGGVFMNADHMIDETTPRINAAERAQRHARMDQAKADGALDWAEWWEIAAQDPALAEPTAKRFEIYGEHADGEMPSAAWHARVLREQGFGEARPVWASPSDTLLLAVK, translated from the coding sequence TTGACGACCGGAACCGGAACCCACACCGACTGGCAGGCCTGGCAGGAGAGCTGGGACCGGCAGCAGGAGTGGTACATGCCCGACCGCGAGGAACGCTTCCGGATCATGCTCGACATGGTCGAGGCCCTCGTCGGACCCCGCCCGCGCGTGCTGGACCTGGCATGCGGCACGGGAAGTATCACGGCCAGGCTGCTCGCCCGGTTCCCGGAGGCCACCAGCACCGGCGTCGACCTCGACCCGGCGCTCCTCGCCATCGCCGAGGGCACCTTCGCGGGCGACGACCGGGTCACCTTCGTGACCGCCGACCTCAAGGACCCCGACTGGCCGGCGAAGCTGCCGTACGACTCGTACGACGCCGTCCTGACCGCCACGGCCCTGCACTGGCTGCACAGCGAACCCCTCGCGGCCCTCTACGGTCAGGTCGCGGAACTCGTCCGCGACGGCGGTGTCTTCATGAACGCGGACCACATGATCGACGAGACGACGCCCCGGATCAACGCGGCCGAGCGCGCCCAGCGTCACGCGCGCATGGATCAGGCCAAGGCGGACGGCGCCCTCGACTGGGCCGAGTGGTGGGAGATCGCTGCCCAGGACCCGGCCCTCGCCGAGCCCACGGCCAAGCGCTTCGAGATCTACGGCGAGCACGCCGACGGCGAGATGCCGTCCGCCGCCTGGCACGCGCGCGTGCTGCGGGAGCAGGGTTTCGGGGAGGCGCGGCCGGTGTGGGCCTCGCCGTCGGACACGCTGCTGCTCGCGGTCAAGTGA
- a CDS encoding CGNR zinc finger domain-containing protein has protein sequence MELAYYSDYAVRLVNSEDPARGKDTLTSVEAIRELFGGSQEAARRATESDVTRFRSVRGRLRAVFEAADTGDETLAVNLLNALLLEFPVSPQISGHDHRDDDGRPLWHMHLADHPSNVTAGYAAIAAMGLAFHLTEYGVDRLGLCEAAPCRNAYLDTSTNRSRRYCSDRCATRANVAAYRARKRLEADRSEKTGLAADSTQRASASGERRPASGGR, from the coding sequence GTGGAACTGGCCTATTACTCGGATTACGCCGTGCGGCTCGTCAACAGCGAGGACCCGGCCCGGGGCAAGGACACGCTGACCTCGGTCGAGGCCATCCGCGAGCTGTTCGGCGGCAGCCAGGAGGCGGCCCGGCGCGCCACCGAGTCCGATGTCACCCGCTTCCGCTCGGTCCGCGGCCGGCTGCGCGCGGTCTTCGAGGCCGCCGACACCGGCGACGAGACCCTGGCGGTCAACCTGCTGAACGCGCTCCTGCTGGAGTTCCCGGTCAGCCCGCAGATCTCCGGGCACGACCACCGGGACGACGACGGCCGCCCCCTGTGGCACATGCACCTGGCCGACCACCCGTCCAACGTGACCGCCGGGTACGCGGCCATCGCCGCGATGGGGCTCGCCTTCCACCTCACCGAGTACGGCGTGGACCGCCTCGGCCTGTGCGAGGCCGCGCCCTGCCGCAACGCCTACCTCGACACCTCCACGAACCGCTCCCGCCGCTACTGCTCCGACCGCTGCGCGACCCGTGCCAACGTGGCCGCCTACCGCGCCCGCAAGCGCCTGGAGGCGGACCGGTCGGAGAAGACCGGCCTGGCCGCCGACAGCACCCAGCGGGCCAGCGCGAGCGGCGAGCGCCGGCCGGCCTCCGGCGGGCGGTAG
- the sodX gene encoding nickel-type superoxide dismutase maturation protease, protein MPELSQETEHGAALPLFGWAEVSGPSMVPTLQHGDQLLVRYTGRVRPGDIVVLRHPLQQNLLVVKRAAQRRPGGWWVLADNPLGSTTDSEDFGVVPDELILGKVRFRYRPPEAGRRSPLALARWVLSAARPVFSDRSASRRLRAR, encoded by the coding sequence ATGCCGGAGCTGTCGCAGGAGACCGAACACGGAGCCGCGCTCCCGCTGTTCGGGTGGGCGGAGGTGAGCGGCCCGTCGATGGTGCCCACGCTCCAACACGGGGACCAGCTCCTGGTCCGTTACACGGGCCGGGTCCGGCCCGGTGACATCGTCGTCCTGCGCCATCCCCTCCAGCAGAACCTGCTCGTGGTGAAGCGGGCGGCACAGCGGCGGCCGGGCGGCTGGTGGGTGCTGGCCGACAACCCGCTGGGCTCGACCACCGACAGCGAGGACTTCGGTGTCGTGCCCGACGAGCTGATCCTGGGCAAGGTCCGCTTCCGCTACCGCCCGCCGGAGGCCGGCCGGCGCTCGCCGCTCGCGCTGGCCCGCTGGGTGCTGTCGGCGGCCAGGCCGGTCTTCTCCGACCGGTCCGCCTCCAGGCGCTTGCGGGCGCGGTAG
- the sodN gene encoding superoxide dismutase, Ni: MLSRLFAPKVKVSAHCDLPCGVYDPAQARIEAASVKAVQEKMAGNDDPHFQARATVIKEQRAELAKHHVSVLWSDYFKPPHFEKHPELHQLVNDALKALSAAKASTDPATGQKALDYIAQIDKIFWETKKA; this comes from the coding sequence ATGCTTTCCCGCCTGTTTGCCCCCAAGGTCAAGGTCAGCGCCCACTGCGACCTGCCCTGCGGCGTGTACGACCCGGCCCAGGCCCGCATCGAGGCGGCGTCGGTGAAGGCCGTCCAGGAGAAGATGGCCGGCAACGACGACCCGCACTTCCAGGCTCGCGCCACCGTCATCAAGGAGCAGCGCGCCGAGCTCGCGAAGCACCATGTGTCGGTGCTGTGGAGCGACTACTTCAAGCCCCCGCACTTCGAGAAGCACCCGGAGCTGCACCAGCTGGTCAACGACGCCCTCAAGGCCCTCTCGGCCGCCAAGGCCTCGACCGACCCGGCCACCGGCCAGAAGGCCCTGGACTACATCGCCCAGATCGACAAGATCTTCTGGGAGACCAAGAAGGCCTGA
- a CDS encoding peptidoglycan recognition protein family protein translates to MRRRWWGAAALTAVTVTGALVVQGMTGGPSESAADDGKSRPVRSTNRAAELTVAADGTSARLAKRDTADFSLLGLTWSDPSARVGAKIEARARDTRTGTWSTWLTLDTDNGPGEDGATRGGTEPAWVGPSDGVEVRVDGKASARLPEGLRLDMVDPGTSTVSDAEPAAFALDATESPTATPADSPSPGTATPSADASDGTATPSVSPSTSTTFPAPTAGSASPTPTASAGAPASTVPQPPITSRAGWGADESISPQAPEYLPSGRIKAVTVHHTVDSNDYTCAEAPAVVRGIYAYHVKTLGWRDIGYNFLVDKCGTVYEGRKGGVDQPVLGAHTYGFNTQTTGISVLGTYTDTAPSTAAMTSVARIAAWKLARYGVDPDGTTTLTAGATGGNFSGRTWAQGDQLDFPTIIGHRDGYNTECPGTAFYAELPTIRSWAAGPVTGLALKSVTGSGTVGSTTYTKASVTLNWSITSPAAFVSRYEVLVDGKVAATAAGTATSAKATPAVGTHKVAVRAVHQSGKTATTATATVVAETTAPTFSTKPSPALRTGTVSTTAVPLTLKWKATDSAALKEVRLTAPATATYGPATTSTLQSARSATATTWSLKAYDQAGNTATASVSGTPVILQETSATRSGTWTAKSSYSYLGGASYSSKTKNSSLSWTFTGRSAAWVVSRASTSGQAYVYVDGTKVATVDLRSTTTAYRNAIWAKTWSSSAKHTVKIVVVATSGRPTVTTDGLVYLK, encoded by the coding sequence ATGAGACGTCGTTGGTGGGGTGCGGCCGCGCTGACGGCGGTGACGGTGACCGGGGCGCTGGTCGTCCAGGGCATGACCGGAGGTCCGTCCGAGAGCGCCGCGGACGACGGCAAGTCACGGCCCGTCAGGAGCACCAACCGCGCGGCCGAGCTGACCGTGGCCGCCGACGGCACCTCGGCCCGGCTCGCCAAGCGGGACACCGCGGACTTCAGCCTGCTCGGCCTCACCTGGTCGGATCCGTCCGCGCGCGTGGGCGCGAAGATCGAGGCCCGCGCCCGGGACACGAGGACCGGCACCTGGTCGACGTGGCTGACGCTGGACACCGACAACGGGCCGGGCGAGGACGGGGCCACCCGCGGCGGTACCGAGCCGGCCTGGGTCGGGCCCTCCGACGGCGTCGAGGTACGCGTGGACGGCAAGGCCTCCGCCAGACTGCCCGAGGGCCTGCGCCTCGACATGGTCGACCCCGGCACCAGCACCGTCTCCGACGCCGAACCGGCCGCCTTCGCGCTGGACGCCACCGAGTCGCCGACCGCCACCCCGGCCGACAGCCCCTCGCCGGGCACGGCCACGCCGTCGGCCGACGCCTCGGACGGCACCGCGACACCCAGCGTCTCCCCGAGCACTTCGACCACGTTCCCGGCCCCGACCGCCGGTTCGGCCTCGCCGACGCCCACCGCGTCGGCCGGCGCCCCGGCGTCCACGGTCCCGCAGCCCCCGATCACCTCGCGGGCCGGCTGGGGCGCCGACGAGTCGATCAGCCCGCAGGCACCGGAGTATCTGCCGAGCGGCAGGATCAAGGCGGTGACGGTCCATCACACCGTCGACTCCAACGACTACACGTGCGCCGAGGCCCCGGCCGTCGTCCGCGGCATCTACGCGTACCACGTGAAGACGTTGGGCTGGAGGGACATCGGCTACAACTTCCTCGTCGACAAGTGCGGCACCGTCTACGAGGGCCGCAAGGGCGGCGTCGACCAGCCGGTGCTGGGCGCGCACACCTACGGCTTCAACACCCAGACGACCGGCATCTCCGTCCTCGGCACCTACACGGACACCGCCCCGAGCACGGCGGCGATGACCTCCGTCGCCCGGATCGCCGCGTGGAAGCTGGCCCGGTACGGCGTCGACCCGGACGGCACGACCACGCTGACGGCGGGCGCGACCGGCGGGAACTTCTCCGGCAGGACCTGGGCGCAGGGCGACCAGCTGGACTTCCCGACGATCATCGGCCACCGCGACGGCTACAACACCGAGTGCCCCGGCACCGCCTTCTACGCCGAGCTGCCGACGATCCGCTCCTGGGCGGCGGGCCCGGTCACCGGCCTCGCCCTGAAGTCGGTCACCGGCTCGGGCACGGTCGGCTCGACGACGTACACCAAGGCCTCGGTCACCCTGAACTGGTCGATCACCAGCCCGGCCGCCTTCGTCTCCCGGTACGAGGTGCTGGTCGACGGCAAGGTGGCCGCCACCGCCGCGGGTACCGCCACCTCCGCCAAGGCCACGCCGGCCGTGGGCACGCACAAGGTCGCCGTACGGGCCGTCCACCAGTCCGGGAAGACGGCCACCACCGCGACGGCCACGGTCGTCGCGGAGACCACCGCGCCCACCTTCTCCACCAAGCCCAGCCCCGCCCTGCGCACCGGCACGGTGAGCACCACGGCCGTGCCGCTCACCCTGAAGTGGAAGGCCACGGACTCGGCCGCGCTGAAGGAGGTCAGACTGACCGCCCCGGCCACCGCGACCTACGGTCCCGCGACGACCAGCACCCTCCAGAGCGCCAGGTCCGCCACGGCCACCACCTGGTCGCTGAAGGCCTACGACCAGGCCGGCAACACCGCCACCGCCTCGGTCAGCGGCACCCCGGTGATCCTCCAGGAGACCTCGGCGACCAGGTCGGGCACCTGGACCGCCAAGTCCTCGTACAGCTACCTGGGCGGCGCGTCGTACTCCAGCAAGACCAAGAACTCCTCGCTCAGCTGGACGTTCACCGGCCGTTCGGCGGCCTGGGTGGTCTCGCGGGCCTCGACCTCGGGGCAGGCGTACGTCTACGTGGACGGCACGAAGGTCGCCACCGTCGACCTGAGGTCGACGACGACCGCGTACCGGAACGCGATCTGGGCGAAGACGTGGTCGAGCAGTGCCAAGCACACTGTCAAGATCGTGGTCGTCGCCACCAGCGGCCGCCCGACGGTGACGACGGACGGCCTGGTGTACCTGAAGTGA
- a CDS encoding helix-turn-helix transcriptional regulator: protein MNREDLVRLRKARDRMDREYTEPLDMAALAGTALMSPGHFQRSFKDAYGETPYGYLMTRRVERAKMLLRRGDLTVTEVCMAVGCTSLGSFSSRFTELVGETPSSYRARSHEESAEIPPCVVRAYTRPRRA from the coding sequence GTGAACCGTGAGGATCTGGTGCGACTGCGCAAGGCCCGTGACCGTATGGACCGCGAGTACACCGAGCCGCTCGACATGGCGGCCCTCGCGGGCACCGCGCTGATGTCCCCGGGCCACTTCCAGCGCAGCTTCAAGGATGCCTACGGAGAGACCCCGTACGGCTATCTCATGACCCGTCGCGTCGAGCGCGCGAAGATGCTGCTGCGCCGCGGCGACCTCACCGTCACCGAGGTCTGCATGGCCGTCGGCTGTACGTCCCTCGGCTCGTTCAGCTCCCGCTTCACCGAGCTGGTGGGCGAGACGCCGAGCTCGTACCGGGCCCGGTCGCACGAGGAGAGCGCGGAGATCCCGCCGTGTGTGGTGCGGGCGTACACACGACCGAGACGGGCGTGA
- a CDS encoding VOC family protein, whose product MDLKLHTCFIAVDDHDKAIAFYCDVLGLEVRNDVKYEGMRWTTVGSPLQPDVSIVLEPPAANPDLSPADREVMEQLLAKGVLRGVNFTTADCDALFARVQESGAEVLQEPTDMPYGVRDCAFRDPAGNMLRFMQAP is encoded by the coding sequence ATGGACCTGAAGCTCCACACCTGTTTCATCGCCGTCGACGACCACGACAAGGCGATCGCCTTCTACTGCGACGTCCTGGGCCTGGAGGTCCGCAACGACGTCAAGTACGAGGGGATGCGCTGGACGACCGTCGGGTCACCGCTGCAACCGGACGTGTCGATCGTCCTGGAGCCGCCGGCCGCCAACCCCGACCTCTCCCCCGCCGACCGGGAGGTCATGGAGCAGCTGCTCGCCAAGGGCGTGCTGCGCGGGGTCAACTTCACCACCGCCGACTGCGACGCCCTCTTCGCCCGCGTCCAGGAGTCCGGCGCCGAGGTGCTCCAGGAGCCGACGGACATGCCGTACGGCGTGCGCGACTGCGCGTTCCGTGACCCCGCCGGAAATATGCTGCGGTTCATGCAGGCCCCCTGA